DNA sequence from the Pseudomonadota bacterium genome:
AACCGGACATCTGTATTACCCATGCCCCGGGCCATATGTTCATCTCAGACATACTCAACGAAGAACTGGCGACTATGTAAATGCGAAAATGCAATCGCTGAATGCGAAAGTGATTCTTGAGCGGGAGATTTCCTGTCCGAACTGCTGCCTGAATCTCATCAGAAAGTTTTAAAAGCGAAAGCCCGTTAAACAGCGTCTTTATTGTCTTTCCGGCTATTTCTACAATTTCTGAAAACGTTTCAGAAACTTCTTTCGACAGATAGTCAGGGGATCGCTCGAAATTTACTAAATCACTCATTACACCATCCAAACCGTACCCCTTATCAGGATGTCTTGCTTGAATAAATGATAAAACCCCTTTGGCCTGGTCTATCGGGTTGAGGGCTTCCCTCTGAAGGTTTTCTGTCAGTTGGTAGACCAGTATTTCATCCTTCTGGGTGATCGTATTGACGATAAGTGCCGGGATGGATGCCAGTTCCAGCTTCTGTGCAGCCAGATAACGGCGTTCTCCGCAGAGGAGCAGGTATTTGCCGTCTTTCGGTGTTACAAGGACAGGTTCTAAGACACGCCGGTA
Encoded proteins:
- a CDS encoding ParB N-terminal domain-containing protein, whose product is MYRRVLEPVLVTPKDGKYLLLCGERRYLAAQKLELASIPALIVNTITQKDEILVYQLTENLQREALNPIDQAKGVLSFIQARHPDKGYGLDGVMSDLVNFERSPDYLSKEVSETFSEIVEIAGKTIKTLFNGLSLLKLSDEIQAAVRTGNLPLKNHFRIQRLHFRIYIVASSSLSMSEMNIWPGAWVIQMSG